One Acidobacteriota bacterium genomic window carries:
- a CDS encoding DPP IV N-terminal domain-containing protein, translating to MKTNRYLQSSALLCSLLLLPVHIFAQGTLADYERATMLRGKVQGLAVNIPERANWIEKTHRFWYRKSVKGGNEFILVDADTAAKTPAFDHEKLAMSLSQASGGKYTAVTLPFNTFTFADNQQAIEFEIGDAKWKATLTDYVCKKTGQVTRRERPSGIPGPRYPLPDAPAISPDGKSEIVIQNFNVYLRPKGKREGVQLSFDGSEGNFYTYWQGSWSPDAKKFVAYRVRPGYNRKIQYVESSPLDQLQPKYSIIDYAKPGDALDIPQPVLFDIENKKQTVVENALFSNPYQLSRPEWRKASGAFTFEYNQRGHEIYRVIEVDAASGKPRAVVSEEPQTFFCYSGKRYRYDLSDGKEVIWMSERDGWNHLYLYDGATGAVKNQITRGNWVVRGVEKVDEANRQIYFRASGMYAGKDPYFVHYYRINFDGTGLTSLTTADANHTASFSSDMKFFVDTWSRVDLPHTSELRRVADNQVIAELEGADIQELLKTGWRAPEVFTSMARDGKTDIWGVIYRPSNFNPAKKYPVIENIYAGPQDSFVPKSFAAFNPMQAMAELGFIVVQVDGMGTSNRSKAFHDVCWKNLGDAGFPDRILWHKAVATKYPYYDINRVGIYGTSAGGQNAMGALLFHPEFYKVCVASCGCHDNRMDKIWWNEQWMSWPLGPQYAAASNVDNAYKLQGKLLLYVGEMDMNVDPASTMQVVNALIKANKTFDLLVLPGAGHTNGGVYGDRKRFDFFVHHLLGVEPPDWNRVETKSAG from the coding sequence ATGAAAACCAACAGATATTTGCAAAGCTCAGCCTTGCTTTGCAGCCTCTTGCTTTTGCCCGTCCACATTTTTGCACAAGGGACGCTTGCCGATTATGAACGCGCGACCATGCTTCGCGGCAAGGTTCAAGGGCTTGCTGTCAATATACCCGAACGCGCCAACTGGATAGAAAAGACGCATCGTTTCTGGTATCGCAAATCCGTAAAAGGCGGCAATGAATTCATACTGGTTGATGCCGACACCGCCGCGAAAACACCGGCGTTCGACCATGAAAAACTCGCAATGTCACTTTCCCAAGCCTCGGGCGGGAAATATACAGCAGTGACCTTGCCATTCAATACCTTCACTTTTGCAGACAACCAACAAGCCATCGAATTTGAAATCGGCGATGCGAAATGGAAAGCGACGCTTACGGATTATGTTTGTAAAAAGACCGGGCAGGTCACACGCCGCGAACGACCTTCAGGCATTCCGGGTCCCCGTTACCCGTTGCCTGATGCGCCAGCGATTTCACCCGATGGCAAATCGGAAATCGTCATTCAAAATTTCAATGTTTATCTGCGACCAAAAGGCAAACGCGAAGGCGTGCAACTCAGCTTCGACGGTTCGGAAGGAAATTTTTATACCTACTGGCAAGGCAGTTGGTCGCCCGATGCCAAAAAATTTGTCGCCTATCGCGTGCGTCCGGGTTATAACCGCAAGATTCAATATGTCGAATCGTCGCCGCTTGACCAACTGCAACCGAAATATTCAATTATCGATTATGCCAAACCCGGCGACGCGCTCGATATACCGCAACCTGTGCTTTTCGATATTGAAAACAAAAAACAGACAGTGGTTGAAAACGCGCTTTTTTCCAATCCGTATCAACTATCGCGTCCCGAATGGCGCAAAGCGAGTGGCGCTTTTACGTTTGAATACAATCAGCGCGGACATGAAATTTATCGGGTTATCGAAGTCGATGCGGCAAGCGGTAAACCGCGCGCCGTGGTCAGCGAAGAACCGCAAACTTTCTTCTGCTATTCCGGCAAACGCTATCGCTATGATTTAAGCGATGGCAAAGAGGTTATCTGGATGTCGGAACGCGACGGCTGGAATCATCTGTATCTCTACGACGGCGCAACCGGCGCGGTAAAAAATCAAATCACCCGAGGCAACTGGGTGGTGCGCGGGGTTGAAAAGGTTGATGAGGCAAATCGCCAAATCTATTTTCGCGCCAGCGGCATGTACGCCGGCAAAGACCCATATTTTGTCCATTATTATCGCATCAATTTCGATGGCACGGGGCTTACGAGCTTAACCACCGCAGACGCCAACCACACCGCCAGTTTTTCTTCGGACATGAAATTTTTCGTCGATACCTGGTCGCGTGTGGATTTGCCGCATACTTCCGAACTCCGTCGGGTTGCCGATAATCAGGTGATTGCCGAACTTGAAGGCGCAGATATTCAAGAGCTTTTAAAAACCGGATGGCGCGCGCCGGAAGTTTTCACCTCGATGGCGCGCGATGGCAAAACCGACATCTGGGGCGTCATCTATCGCCCGTCCAATTTCAACCCGGCGAAAAAATATCCGGTCATCGAAAATATCTATGCAGGTCCCCAGGATTCATTCGTGCCGAAATCATTCGCGGCATTTAATCCCATGCAGGCGATGGCGGAACTCGGATTTATCGTCGTGCAGGTCGATGGCATGGGAACCTCGAATCGCTCGAAAGCGTTTCACGATGTCTGTTGGAAAAATTTAGGTGACGCGGGGTTTCCCGACCGCATTTTGTGGCACAAAGCGGTAGCCACAAAATATCCTTATTACGACATCAACCGCGTCGGCATTTATGGAACTTCGGCAGGCGGGCAAAACGCGATGGGGGCGCTGCTCTTTCATCCCGAATTTTATAAAGTCTGTGTCGCGTCTTGCGGTTGTCACGATAATCGCATGGATAAAATCTGGTGGAACGAACAATGGATGAGTTGGCCGCTTGGGCCACAATACGCCGCCGCGTCGAACGTCGATAACGCTTATAAATTGCAAGGCAAACTGTTGCTTTATGTCGGTGAGATGGATATGAATGTTGACCCGGCTTCGACCATGCAGGTAGTCAACGCATTGATTAAGGCGAACAAGACTTTCGATTTGCTGGTGCTACCGGGCGCAGGTCATACCAACGGCGGCGTCTATGGCGATAGAAAACGTTTTGACTTTTTCGTTCATCATCTGCTCGGCGTCGAACCGCCGGATTGGAATCGCGTCGAAACCAAATCAGCCGGGTAA
- a CDS encoding CocE/NonD family hydrolase has translation MVARLNNIERELQSIAIVERKLMIPMRDGTRIATDVYRPKDTSKKYPTIFVRTPYNFNFWNVRLGAPRDMSNELEAVKHGYAFVEMNERGHFFSEGNYDILGAPLSDGDDEFTWISKQPWSNGKVGTIGCSSTAEWQMAVASLGNPAFAAMIPQGFGAGVGRVAPYYEQGNWYRGGAVQMLFIAWLYGEQNQVRPMFPRNTSQEDLIRASKSFDLAQQLPPVDWSKALRHLPVMDIMKAVDGPKGIFADAMPVDTGGAMIKRAPNDPAWYKGGLWHDNMKINVPGFWFMSWYDVSVGPNLAAYNHARKTARPEIANQQYAVIAPTLHCAYKRASENTVVGERSMGDARLNYDELTYAWFDYFLKGEKNGILEKMPKVRYFTMGLNKWQSSDTWPPQGATPMSLYFSSNGKANTLNGDGLLTETPPASDSPDKFEYDPMNPVPSFGGNVCCTGNAVQGGSFDQRKMEERPDILVYSSEPLKEGIEVSGSIEVTLYVSSDVKDTDFTVKLIDVYPDGRAYNLDETIQRVRYRNGYDKPVAWMEAGKVYKVTLQPMTTSNFFEAGHRIRIEVSSSNFPRFDRNMNTGGKNYDESQGIIAHNAVHHSRQYPSEVKLTVVKRY, from the coding sequence ATGGTTGCTCGACTGAACAACATCGAACGGGAACTACAATCCATCGCCATCGTTGAACGCAAACTGATGATTCCGATGCGCGACGGCACACGCATCGCCACCGATGTCTATCGCCCGAAAGATACCTCGAAAAAATATCCGACCATCTTTGTGCGAACCCCTTACAACTTCAATTTCTGGAACGTGCGACTCGGCGCGCCGCGCGATATGAGCAATGAACTCGAAGCCGTCAAACACGGCTATGCCTTTGTCGAAATGAACGAGCGCGGTCATTTTTTCTCGGAAGGCAATTATGACATTCTCGGCGCGCCACTCAGCGACGGTGACGACGAATTTACCTGGATTTCCAAGCAACCGTGGTCAAACGGCAAAGTCGGAACCATCGGTTGTTCATCGACTGCCGAATGGCAGATGGCGGTCGCGTCGCTTGGCAACCCGGCGTTTGCCGCAATGATTCCGCAAGGCTTCGGCGCAGGCGTCGGGCGCGTCGCGCCTTATTATGAACAGGGCAACTGGTATCGCGGCGGCGCGGTGCAGATGTTATTTATCGCCTGGCTTTATGGTGAACAAAATCAGGTGCGCCCGATGTTCCCGCGCAATACATCACAGGAAGATTTGATTCGCGCCTCGAAATCATTTGACCTCGCGCAACAATTGCCGCCGGTCGATTGGTCAAAAGCGCTCAGACATTTGCCGGTTATGGACATTATGAAAGCGGTTGACGGGCCGAAAGGCATTTTCGCAGACGCCATGCCCGTCGATACCGGCGGCGCGATGATTAAACGCGCCCCCAATGACCCGGCGTGGTACAAAGGCGGTCTCTGGCACGACAACATGAAAATCAATGTGCCGGGTTTCTGGTTCATGTCATGGTATGACGTGTCTGTGGGACCAAATCTCGCGGCTTATAATCACGCGCGCAAAACGGCGCGACCCGAAATCGCCAATCAACAATATGCGGTGATTGCGCCGACTCTGCATTGCGCCTATAAACGCGCCTCGGAAAACACCGTTGTCGGTGAACGCAGCATGGGCGATGCGCGATTGAATTACGATGAACTCACTTATGCGTGGTTCGATTATTTCCTCAAAGGCGAAAAGAACGGCATTCTCGAAAAGATGCCCAAAGTTCGCTACTTCACTATGGGGCTGAACAAGTGGCAATCGTCGGATACCTGGCCCCCGCAAGGCGCAACCCCGATGAGCCTTTATTTTTCAAGCAACGGCAAAGCCAATACCTTAAATGGCGATGGGCTGTTGACCGAAACCCCACCGGCAAGCGATAGCCCGGATAAATTTGAATACGACCCGATGAATCCGGTGCCGTCGTTTGGTGGCAATGTCTGTTGTACGGGCAATGCGGTGCAGGGCGGCTCGTTTGATCAGCGCAAGATGGAAGAGCGCCCGGACATTCTGGTTTACAGCAGCGAACCTTTGAAAGAAGGCATTGAAGTGAGCGGCTCCATCGAAGTGACGCTCTATGTTTCGTCGGATGTGAAAGACACCGATTTCACGGTGAAGTTGATTGACGTTTACCCTGATGGTCGCGCTTATAATCTGGATGAAACGATTCAGCGCGTTCGCTATCGTAATGGTTACGATAAGCCTGTGGCGTGGATGGAAGCGGGCAAAGTTTACAAAGTGACGCTGCAACCGATGACCACCAGTAATTTCTTTGAAGCCGGTCATCGCATTCGCATTGAAGTTTCAAGCAGCAACTTCCCGCGTTTTGACCGCAATATGAACACCGGCGGAAAAAATTATGACGAGAGCCAAGGCATCATCGCGCATAACGCCGTCCATCATTCGCGGCAGTATCCATCGGAAGTCAAACTCACGGTAGTGAAGAGATATTGA
- a CDS encoding SMI1/KNR4 family protein has translation MNEVITRMPGLGVLLNKPCTASQITQLESALNCVLPEGVRLLYQHHDGMKDQSSFPVRMMSAKEVIETHSSLVAVGRLTDEVRVFWIDEFAGNYMGIYVTGLLKDKICYLDHEEIDFSPVYRTVESFYAAGIDAMASGEDWYQMAKDYPILEAESEEEQDSVIAKQLLAKLEEPTNDENQTNLALCVMNILPMSQTHRLFKFAESNNMWIQERACELLGKKRITEAIPLLSLVARNGTHNGRIASMVALRNFNTVEADKEIATLINVLGLEWSIYLRRHNPA, from the coding sequence ATGAACGAAGTAATAACCAGGATGCCAGGGCTTGGTGTTTTATTAAACAAGCCCTGCACTGCGTCACAAATCACTCAACTTGAGTCAGCATTGAATTGTGTTTTGCCGGAAGGCGTGAGGTTGCTTTATCAACATCATGACGGAATGAAAGACCAATCATCATTTCCCGTCAGGATGATGAGCGCTAAAGAAGTAATCGAAACCCATTCATCATTAGTTGCAGTCGGTCGGTTGACTGATGAGGTTCGGGTTTTCTGGATTGATGAATTTGCTGGCAATTATATGGGCATTTATGTAACCGGGCTGTTAAAGGATAAAATCTGTTATCTGGATCACGAAGAAATAGACTTCTCACCCGTCTACCGAACCGTAGAATCTTTTTATGCAGCGGGGATTGATGCAATGGCATCCGGTGAAGACTGGTATCAGATGGCTAAAGATTATCCTATTCTTGAGGCTGAGTCGGAAGAAGAGCAGGATTCCGTCATCGCTAAACAACTACTCGCAAAACTGGAAGAACCAACAAATGATGAAAACCAAACGAACCTGGCATTATGCGTGATGAATATTCTTCCAATGTCGCAAACCCATCGGCTCTTCAAATTCGCAGAAAGCAATAATATGTGGATTCAAGAGAGGGCTTGCGAACTTCTCGGTAAAAAAAGAATTACTGAAGCCATCCCTTTGCTTTCATTAGTTGCGAGAAATGGCACACATAATGGTCGAATCGCATCAATGGTGGCATTACGCAATTTCAACACAGTTGAAGCTGACAAGGAGATAGCAACACTGATTAATGTTCTAGGGCTGGAATGGTCGATCTATTTGCGAAGACACAATCCAGCCTAA
- a CDS encoding gluconate 2-dehydrogenase subunit 3 family protein, which yields MADQSEKQKMMKDNNQPATDEAQDLRAQTTSNEAAGMSRREVLKLTASAIVAAPLLPATTQATQRKAAAKAPAPRFFTRAEFALVDELTELIIPTDDHSPGARAAKVAEYIDRRLAESFEAEPKQMWRDGLKLIETISQEMHGRAFLQATPDERIALLTRISQNEREPKKPEEKFFVELKARTVNAYYTSKIGIHTEMEYKGNTYLKEFVGVDAT from the coding sequence ATGGCTGACCAAAGCGAAAAGCAGAAAATGATGAAAGACAATAATCAACCGGCAACTGATGAAGCGCAGGATTTGCGTGCTCAAACGACCAGCAACGAAGCCGCCGGTATGAGCCGCCGCGAGGTGCTCAAGCTTACCGCCAGCGCCATTGTTGCCGCGCCGCTTTTGCCGGCGACCACTCAGGCAACGCAACGCAAAGCCGCTGCGAAAGCGCCCGCCCCGCGGTTTTTCACCCGCGCAGAGTTTGCGCTGGTTGATGAACTGACGGAATTGATTATTCCTACAGATGACCATTCGCCGGGGGCGCGCGCCGCCAAAGTTGCTGAATATATTGACCGAAGACTTGCGGAATCCTTTGAAGCGGAACCGAAACAGATGTGGCGCGATGGACTCAAATTGATAGAGACGATTTCGCAGGAGATGCACGGTCGGGCATTTTTACAAGCGACGCCTGATGAGCGCATCGCCTTGCTGACGCGCATTTCGCAAAATGAACGCGAGCCAAAGAAGCCCGAAGAGAAATTTTTCGTCGAGTTAAAAGCGCGCACCGTGAATGCCTATTACACTTCAAAAATCGGCATTCATACGGAAATGGAATATAAAGGCAACACCTACTTGAAAGAATTCGTCGGCGTTGACGCGACCTGA